In Fusibacter sp. A1, the following are encoded in one genomic region:
- a CDS encoding AIR synthase family protein, with amino-acid sequence MIGKLTSNQLKEMVFKHLTYRRPEVLIRPAVGEDCAAVDFGEEVLIISTDPITGTASEVGKLAVNINLNDIASNGVAPFGLMLTVLAPVGTTLEEIEMVMSQAAIEAEKNQVEIMGGHTEITDAVNRIVVSAVAIGKQPKSELIKTSDIALDDVIIMTKTVGLEGTGIIAFEKEAELTTQFGPEMVADAKKLLDQTSVVKEGVLAGKFKIHGMHDVTEGGLLGAIWELCDASGLGCIIDTASIPIQSSTALICDHYDIDPLRLISSGSLIIIACEETAESLLKKFDEEGVDAQVIGKIIDDACLIDDEGELFEIPPPEGDALYDVLG; translated from the coding sequence ATGATTGGTAAATTGACATCGAATCAATTGAAAGAAATGGTGTTTAAGCATCTTACTTATAGAAGGCCCGAAGTGCTGATAAGACCAGCGGTAGGGGAAGACTGCGCCGCAGTTGATTTTGGTGAGGAAGTGCTTATCATATCGACCGACCCGATCACGGGCACTGCTTCAGAAGTCGGAAAATTGGCGGTGAACATCAACCTGAACGATATCGCATCCAACGGTGTTGCACCTTTTGGACTGATGTTGACGGTGCTTGCTCCGGTAGGCACGACCCTTGAAGAGATAGAAATGGTCATGTCGCAGGCTGCGATAGAGGCCGAGAAGAACCAGGTGGAGATCATGGGCGGGCACACCGAAATCACAGATGCGGTCAACAGGATCGTCGTTTCTGCGGTGGCAATCGGGAAACAACCGAAAAGTGAGCTGATAAAGACGAGTGACATCGCTCTTGATGATGTGATCATCATGACAAAAACAGTAGGACTGGAAGGCACGGGGATCATCGCTTTTGAAAAAGAAGCCGAATTGACAACGCAGTTCGGTCCAGAGATGGTCGCAGATGCAAAAAAACTGCTCGATCAGACCAGTGTGGTAAAAGAAGGCGTACTTGCAGGTAAGTTTAAGATCCATGGCATGCATGATGTGACAGAAGGCGGACTCCTAGGCGCTATTTGGGAACTGTGTGACGCGTCGGGGCTAGGCTGCATCATCGACACGGCATCCATCCCCATACAATCGTCAACCGCACTGATCTGCGACCACTACGATATCGATCCACTCAGGCTGATCTCGAGCGGCTCCTTGATTATCATCGCCTGCGAAGAAACAGCTGAAAGCCTGTTGAAAAAGTTTGATGAAGAGGGAGTCGACGCTCAAGTGATCGGTAAGATCATCGACGATGCGTGCCTCATAGACGATGAAGGCGAACTATTCGAAATTCCGCCTCCAGAAGGGGACGCGCTATATGACGTTTTGGGATGA
- a CDS encoding N-acetylmuramoyl-L-alanine amidase, translating to MRRIITMMLVLCLVMGTVPISFASKFLEYDEVLLTDTLSSTEKAYKTVSVMLGGEDIITDVPAILYNLNGKDRTLVPVRVISESLGADVAWNGDKKQVTITYNSKKIVLTIDSAKALVNGKSYTLPDGVPAKLMAYQGTNRTLVPARFVSEQLGLDVGWIGDTRTVLLNKNKQSVTGISYDGTGKFQEVLIHTTGPVDVSSFYLDGGTVGVNNKLVLDIPNAAFNFSDKTKVDSKGVSYLGIHERYLTSVRASQFQVTPIPTTRVVIDMDEKKGYEIIKENNKIRIQFINTVKDIRTQEVFNAQSVIIKTGEAPAYNVDTWNGKVIIDVVNSKMKYASDAGSIVPVNKGGIESYSYSQLDATEFYGANAVVSRVVVTLDDPTKIDNVYVEDVDNEIYVYVAGNPLNNFTYGKDSIATSKLTLTGINEVDYQTVYLEDEHTLMLFIPQTFTYLNDFDMKPNDHIMHSIDVKLVNGVYTVTMVLNEATDFVKSETSGKSIAFNFVNEGLKELNNTNKLIVIDAGHGGKDPGAVSPIDKTKEKDLVLKATLLLGKQLEGLGFKVYYTRDYDTYVGLYDRASIANELGADAFVSIHVNAAQNSSASGVEMLYVDDSRNSKVMATLLQSELVKATGAKSRGVIERSKLVVIRETLMPAVLAEIGFLTNANELRSLNDDTYLDSIVEGLMKGLVRYLED from the coding sequence ATGAGACGGATAATTACGATGATGCTGGTCTTGTGCCTGGTGATGGGGACTGTACCGATATCTTTCGCATCAAAATTTTTAGAATATGACGAGGTGCTTTTAACAGATACCTTATCCAGTACGGAAAAAGCCTATAAGACGGTAAGCGTCATGCTCGGTGGCGAGGATATCATCACCGACGTGCCTGCGATTCTATACAATTTGAACGGCAAGGACAGGACCCTTGTACCGGTTAGGGTGATCAGCGAAAGTCTAGGAGCCGATGTTGCGTGGAACGGCGATAAGAAGCAAGTGACCATTACCTATAACAGCAAGAAGATCGTACTGACGATCGACAGCGCCAAGGCCCTGGTGAATGGAAAATCATATACCCTGCCGGACGGTGTTCCAGCCAAACTGATGGCATATCAGGGTACCAATAGAACGCTTGTGCCTGCGAGATTTGTTTCTGAACAATTGGGACTCGATGTGGGCTGGATAGGCGATACAAGAACCGTGCTGCTCAATAAGAACAAACAGTCTGTGACGGGTATCAGCTATGACGGTACGGGTAAGTTTCAGGAAGTGCTGATCCATACGACCGGACCTGTGGATGTGTCCTCCTTCTATCTTGATGGGGGAACAGTTGGAGTGAACAACAAACTGGTGCTGGATATTCCAAACGCCGCTTTCAATTTTAGTGACAAGACCAAGGTGGACTCGAAAGGGGTTTCCTATCTTGGTATCCACGAGCGATACCTGACCAGCGTCAGGGCGTCTCAATTTCAAGTCACACCCATTCCGACGACTCGAGTGGTCATCGATATGGACGAAAAAAAGGGCTACGAGATCATAAAAGAGAACAACAAAATACGAATTCAATTCATCAATACGGTAAAGGATATTCGTACACAGGAGGTATTCAACGCGCAATCGGTCATCATCAAAACCGGAGAAGCGCCTGCCTATAATGTGGATACATGGAACGGAAAAGTCATTATCGATGTGGTCAACTCAAAAATGAAGTATGCGAGTGATGCCGGTTCGATTGTTCCTGTGAATAAGGGAGGTATCGAATCCTACAGCTATTCACAGCTGGATGCGACCGAATTTTATGGTGCGAATGCTGTCGTTTCAAGAGTTGTGGTGACACTTGACGATCCCACGAAAATTGATAATGTCTATGTGGAAGATGTAGACAATGAAATCTATGTCTATGTGGCGGGGAATCCGCTGAACAACTTTACTTACGGAAAAGACAGTATCGCAACTTCAAAGTTGACGCTGACAGGAATAAACGAAGTGGACTATCAGACGGTCTACCTGGAAGACGAGCATACTCTGATGCTGTTCATACCGCAAACATTCACCTATCTTAATGATTTTGATATGAAGCCTAATGACCATATCATGCATAGTATCGATGTGAAGCTCGTAAACGGTGTTTATACGGTAACGATGGTGCTGAATGAAGCTACTGATTTTGTAAAAAGTGAAACATCCGGCAAAAGCATTGCCTTTAACTTTGTGAATGAAGGGCTTAAGGAACTCAACAACACCAATAAGCTGATCGTTATCGACGCAGGTCACGGCGGTAAGGACCCCGGAGCTGTCAGTCCGATCGATAAGACAAAAGAGAAGGATCTTGTTCTAAAGGCCACACTGCTGCTCGGAAAGCAGCTGGAAGGACTCGGGTTCAAAGTCTATTATACGCGCGATTATGACACCTATGTCGGCTTGTACGACAGGGCTTCTATCGCAAACGAACTTGGTGCGGACGCATTCGTTTCAATCCATGTCAACGCGGCGCAAAATTCAAGTGCCTCAGGCGTTGAAATGCTTTATGTCGATGACAGTCGAAACTCCAAAGTCATGGCGACCTTGCTTCAAAGTGAGCTGGTCAAAGCGACTGGCGCTAAGAGTAGAGGGGTTATCGAACGATCAAAGCTTGTGGTGATCAGAGAAACACTGATGCCTGCTGTACTTGCTGAAATCGGATTCCTTACAAATGCGAACGAACTCAGAAGCTTAAACGACGATACCTATCTCGATTCTATCGTCGAAGGTCTGATGAAGGGTTTAGTCCGTTACTTGGAAGATTAA
- a CDS encoding ATP-binding protein: protein MVIYQNKIESTFVAVDGAVHRIIDALKDKCGLDNKTVLFKISFMLREMLNNAVEHGNEFDKNKMVSCEVDCSQKGLSFVISDEGEGIDFTCNPFHIADDKLLRERNRGYMTIQEMAFGVMIEGNKVTVTLELDQEAERWKSM, encoded by the coding sequence ATGGTCATCTATCAAAACAAAATTGAATCAACGTTTGTTGCTGTCGATGGCGCTGTACATAGGATTATCGACGCCTTAAAAGATAAGTGTGGGCTGGATAACAAGACAGTTCTTTTTAAAATTAGTTTTATGCTGAGGGAAATGCTCAATAACGCTGTAGAGCACGGTAACGAGTTTGACAAAAATAAAATGGTGTCTTGTGAAGTGGATTGCTCCCAAAAAGGGCTATCCTTTGTTATTTCGGATGAAGGGGAAGGAATCGACTTCACCTGTAATCCGTTTCACATAGCTGACGACAAACTACTCAGAGAGCGAAACCGAGGATACATGACCATTCAGGAAATGGCATTCGGTGTGATGATCGAAGGCAATAAGGTGACGGTTACGCTTGAATTAGATCAGGAGGCTGAACGATGGAAAAGCATGTAG
- a CDS encoding STAS domain-containing protein, translating to MEKHVDGTSVRLVLNDDLTANNVPVFNDEVDDNLKNSNSMDELVLDLVNTENIDSVGVTFVIGLYKRVKDEGKLFRVVGASQDVQSLFKLMKLDQFFEMEA from the coding sequence ATGGAAAAGCATGTAGATGGAACAAGTGTCAGACTAGTACTCAACGACGATTTAACTGCAAACAACGTACCGGTGTTCAACGACGAGGTAGATGACAATCTAAAAAACAGTAACTCGATGGACGAACTAGTACTTGATCTAGTAAATACGGAAAATATCGATTCGGTTGGCGTCACCTTTGTCATAGGACTATATAAGCGCGTAAAGGATGAAGGCAAATTGTTCAGAGTGGTCGGAGCAAGCCAAGACGTTCAAAGTCTTTTCAAATTAATGAAACTAGATCAATTCTTCGAAATGGAAGCTTAA
- a CDS encoding PP2C family protein-serine/threonine phosphatase: MAYCVLIADDATMNRVLVKKILSQSLDNLEFVEAINGQEVMDILEHTTVDLIILDLIMPVIDGYQVLKLIKKNPKISDIPVIVNSAITEIKSIENTLKEGAIDYFTKPLSPNDMKIILPLKAKNALLVYEQTRTIAELNRKINDELKNANTFANIMLPKSRMLSEVELFIKYHPSLGIGGDFFDCVEIDGKTHFMIADVTGHGIAAGMASSMVKILYRKSIEKPGIKPHEILEDINHSVFEIFDFSGHLNYFVFTAFVGCIENGVLSFANAGQPYPLIYHHAKQEFEEIRENGFLVGMMDDVTFETKEIKVAAGDLIFLYTDGLFCSGDKGDFTGWEKVLSLSRRLKHSLDTQPDDFLEEIFYAFHMIHKSHQSEFTDDVALMLMKIK, from the coding sequence ATGGCATATTGTGTTCTGATCGCAGACGACGCGACGATGAACCGCGTCTTAGTCAAAAAAATACTCTCTCAAAGTCTGGATAACCTTGAATTCGTAGAAGCGATAAATGGTCAAGAGGTCATGGACATACTTGAACATACTACCGTGGATTTGATTATCCTAGATCTTATCATGCCCGTAATCGATGGATATCAAGTGCTTAAGCTCATTAAAAAGAATCCTAAGATAAGCGACATACCGGTTATCGTCAATTCCGCCATAACCGAGATCAAGTCGATTGAGAATACGCTCAAAGAGGGTGCGATCGACTATTTTACAAAACCGCTGTCCCCAAACGACATGAAAATCATCTTGCCCCTCAAGGCAAAAAACGCGCTTTTAGTGTATGAACAGACAAGGACCATCGCAGAACTTAACCGAAAAATCAACGATGAACTTAAAAATGCGAACACCTTCGCCAATATCATGTTGCCAAAATCCCGAATGTTAAGTGAGGTCGAGCTATTTATCAAGTACCATCCATCCCTTGGCATCGGAGGCGACTTTTTCGATTGTGTCGAAATTGACGGCAAAACGCATTTTATGATTGCGGATGTCACCGGCCACGGCATAGCGGCAGGGATGGCTTCTTCAATGGTTAAGATCCTATATCGAAAAAGCATTGAAAAACCGGGTATCAAACCCCATGAGATTCTTGAAGACATCAATCATTCCGTGTTCGAGATCTTTGATTTCTCTGGACACCTGAATTATTTTGTCTTTACCGCATTTGTCGGGTGTATTGAAAACGGAGTATTGTCCTTTGCCAATGCAGGTCAGCCTTATCCGCTGATCTACCACCATGCGAAGCAGGAGTTCGAGGAAATCAGAGAAAACGGTTTTCTTGTGGGAATGATGGATGACGTCACATTTGAGACAAAAGAGATAAAAGTCGCGGCAGGCGATCTGATCTTCTTATATACCGACGGATTGTTCTGTTCTGGTGATAAGGGTGATTTTACAGGCTGGGAAAAAGTCCTCTCGCTTTCAAGAAGGCTAAAGCATTCCCTTGACACCCAACCTGATGATTTCTTAGAAGAGATATTCTATGCTTTTCACATGATACACAAGTCGCATCAGTCCGAATTCACTGACGATGTCGCTCTGATGCTCATGAAAATCAAGTGA
- the rph gene encoding ribonuclease PH — protein sequence MNRFDGRINDELRPVTITRGYTKHPRGSVLIAMGDTKVLCTATVEEKVPPFLKGQGKGWVTAEYSMLPSSTHTRKIRESSRGKVDGRTMEIQRLIGRSLRSVVNLELLGERTIWIDCDVLQADGGTRTAAITGGFVALKDAVNSLIADGLLEISPITSQLAAISVGIVNEQPMLDLCYVEDSSAAVDMNVIMNHLGEVVELQGTGEERPYTRKELNALYDLAEKGIAELIEAQNRALEE from the coding sequence ATGAATAGATTCGATGGAAGAATAAATGACGAACTTAGACCGGTGACGATAACAAGAGGGTATACGAAGCATCCTAGAGGATCTGTCCTGATCGCGATGGGAGACACAAAAGTGCTGTGCACCGCTACGGTCGAAGAAAAAGTGCCACCGTTTTTAAAGGGGCAAGGAAAGGGTTGGGTAACAGCCGAATACAGCATGCTTCCTTCTTCAACACACACTAGAAAAATCCGTGAATCCAGCCGTGGAAAAGTAGATGGCCGTACCATGGAAATTCAACGTCTGATCGGTAGAAGCCTTCGCTCGGTAGTGAACCTGGAACTACTTGGAGAGAGAACGATATGGATCGACTGTGACGTTTTGCAGGCAGACGGAGGCACAAGAACAGCTGCGATCACAGGCGGATTCGTCGCACTTAAGGATGCCGTCAACAGCTTGATAGCAGATGGACTACTTGAGATAAGCCCCATTACCAGTCAACTTGCCGCAATCAGCGTGGGCATCGTAAACGAACAGCCGATGCTAGACCTATGCTACGTTGAAGACTCATCGGCAGCGGTTGATATGAATGTGATCATGAATCATTTGGGTGAGGTGGTCGAACTACAAGGCACCGGTGAGGAAAGACCTTATACAAGAAAAGAACTTAATGCCCTATATGACTTGGCTGAAAAAGGAATTGCAGAACTGATTGAAGCTCAAAACAGGGCTTTGGAGGAATAA
- a CDS encoding XTP/dITP diphosphatase yields the protein MKQILMATQNKNKLKEVREMLEPLGITVLSMDDVDLGEVDVIEDGDTFEHNALKKAKEIAVLANTPVLADDSGLMVDALGGAPGVYSARFSGVDATSKTNNDKLLKELADVPKEGRGAKFVCVMAYATPQGEAFTTRGEAHGFIIEELKGEGGFGYDPLFYVTEYEKTYAELGPVIKNKISHRAKALTLMKKELEVRA from the coding sequence ATGAAGCAGATACTAATGGCAACACAGAATAAAAACAAACTCAAAGAAGTGCGTGAGATGCTTGAACCCCTTGGAATAACGGTCCTATCGATGGATGATGTCGATTTGGGAGAAGTAGACGTTATAGAAGACGGTGACACATTCGAACACAATGCCTTGAAAAAGGCGAAGGAAATAGCCGTGCTTGCGAACACTCCGGTGCTTGCTGACGATTCAGGCCTTATGGTAGACGCTCTCGGTGGTGCGCCAGGGGTCTATTCGGCGCGGTTCTCAGGGGTTGATGCGACGTCTAAGACGAATAACGACAAACTGCTTAAAGAGCTAGCTGACGTACCTAAAGAGGGCAGAGGAGCCAAGTTCGTCTGTGTCATGGCCTATGCCACACCACAAGGCGAGGCGTTCACTACAAGGGGCGAAGCGCACGGATTCATCATAGAAGAGCTAAAAGGCGAAGGCGGCTTCGGTTATGACCCGCTCTTTTATGTGACAGAGTACGAGAAGACCTATGCCGAACTGGGACCGGTCATAAAAAATAAGATTTCGCATAGGGCCAAGGCGCTGACTTTGATGAAGAAAGAACTAGAGGTGCGTGCATGA
- a CDS encoding YfcE family phosphodiesterase, which translates to MRYLILSDSHGSEEHISLLDKELDSVDAVIHLGDHAEDIHYLSQNPNLIFYVIRGNCDSKDFGKSEILIEDHGKKVLMTHGHRYNVKINLMNLCYKGEEIGADIVLFGHTHFPMTEDLNGMWLHNPGSLTFPMPGSARGYSIMKIDESGVEIVRHELLE; encoded by the coding sequence ATGAGGTATCTGATTCTGTCAGATTCCCATGGCTCTGAAGAACATATCTCCCTTTTGGACAAGGAACTGGATTCAGTGGATGCGGTGATTCATCTGGGAGATCATGCCGAGGATATTCACTACCTTTCACAAAATCCTAACCTGATTTTCTATGTCATCAGAGGGAACTGCGACAGCAAAGATTTTGGAAAATCAGAGATTTTGATTGAAGACCATGGAAAAAAGGTATTGATGACACATGGGCATCGCTACAATGTAAAAATAAATTTGATGAATTTATGCTATAAAGGCGAAGAAATTGGAGCGGATATCGTTCTTTTTGGACATACTCATTTTCCCATGACAGAAGATTTAAATGGCATGTGGCTCCATAATCCGGGCAGTTTGACCTTTCCAATGCCCGGAAGCGCCCGAGGATATTCAATAATGAAAATCGACGAAAGCGGAGTTGAGATCGTTAGACACGAGCTATTGGAATAA
- a CDS encoding NUDIX domain-containing protein, whose amino-acid sequence MKIHFRPLGTFKTNGYLYAVTVAFKGDKLVLVHHKDRNTYELPGGTREPGEDINDTGSRELIEESGAKDFIIEPFCDYGVERDGEISTGRLFKAQISTFDEQLQHEMEQVSLFDELPPNLTYPEIITALVNTVKTIQNTENIHITTSQEV is encoded by the coding sequence ATGAAGATCCACTTCCGACCACTTGGAACATTCAAGACAAACGGATATCTATACGCTGTGACAGTGGCGTTTAAAGGCGATAAGCTAGTCCTGGTACATCATAAGGACAGAAACACCTACGAGCTGCCAGGCGGCACTAGAGAGCCAGGAGAAGACATCAACGATACAGGGTCTAGGGAACTGATAGAAGAATCGGGTGCGAAAGACTTTATCATAGAGCCTTTTTGCGATTACGGCGTCGAAAGAGACGGTGAAATCTCAACTGGAAGACTATTCAAAGCCCAAATCAGCACATTTGACGAGCAGCTCCAACACGAAATGGAACAAGTGAGCCTCTTCGACGAGCTCCCACCAAACCTAACCTACCCAGAAATCATCACAGCCCTGGTAAACACAGTGAAAACCATTCAAAATACAGAAAACATTCATATAACCACTTCACAAGAAGTGTAA
- a CDS encoding histidine phosphatase family protein: MKLYLVRHGETDWNREGRMQGRKEVDINLFGLRQAHLCAKRLKHIPFDSAYTSPQSRAIQTAEIITRNHDLTLNKHPNLQEIHLGSWEGLTWSDVKKKHRGLMDDMNREKKMANIHGGETYEDVIDRAMRFIDDIEDTDLKNVLVVTHGGVIKSMVTHILGLSIEKRSNFHITNTSVSVLERDKAGKWKVLTMNDHSHLEELMFD; encoded by the coding sequence GTGAAATTATATTTAGTGCGACACGGTGAAACCGATTGGAACAGAGAAGGCAGAATGCAGGGACGTAAAGAAGTGGACATTAACCTGTTTGGTCTGAGACAAGCCCATCTTTGTGCAAAGCGACTTAAGCATATCCCTTTTGACAGCGCCTATACAAGCCCGCAGAGCAGGGCGATTCAGACTGCCGAAATCATCACAAGAAACCACGACCTTACACTGAACAAACACCCCAACCTTCAAGAAATCCATCTAGGATCGTGGGAAGGGCTGACTTGGTCGGATGTCAAGAAGAAGCATCGTGGTCTGATGGATGATATGAACAGGGAAAAGAAAATGGCGAACATCCATGGAGGCGAAACCTATGAGGATGTGATCGACAGGGCGATGCGTTTCATTGATGATATCGAAGATACCGACTTGAAGAATGTGCTGGTGGTCACCCACGGCGGTGTGATCAAATCGATGGTGACGCATATTCTTGGGCTTTCGATCGAAAAGCGATCAAACTTTCATATCACCAACACAAGCGTCTCTGTCCTTGAACGTGACAAGGCCGGAAAATGGAAGGTGCTTACGATGAACGACCATAGTCATTTGGAAGAATTGATGTTTGATTAG
- a CDS encoding Card1-like endonuclease domain-containing protein produces MRTVFYLEDKFNDENIMFTKAFQPHSIVYLSTIRGLHAGYYEDFADYIINDFPTVNIEVKYIEEVTIPVMTEIFKSYPMLDGVHLASSNSLLSIIATKASELAGVRSFYTDLSRDSILEFDGSKCNVVKSDIEGIEVSDYIDIAGGDILRKTTIFNEDPLIRLLTDFIAENQSRWKRIKRILGRPDVFNHHEENKGEIEAVLSNLDKSEYLQFKWLKTFMKSIGYVKTKKSKDGNLILKFKSPEHKQFLFITGSWLETFTYKTIQLVDDVTDIETGVSFSWDSGGDVVKNEVDVLVSYHSRLFCFSCKDSSNYDVNTLNELSVYAQRIGGANVKKVLVVTDAPRKDTVIERAREMGVYVLLYEGNPMGFRRQIERLFLDIDIMI; encoded by the coding sequence ATGAGAACTGTATTTTATTTAGAAGACAAATTCAACGATGAGAACATCATGTTCACAAAAGCGTTTCAGCCACATTCCATCGTGTATCTTTCGACGATCAGAGGACTGCATGCTGGGTATTATGAAGATTTTGCGGATTATATCATCAACGACTTTCCGACGGTCAACATTGAGGTAAAGTATATCGAAGAGGTTACGATTCCTGTGATGACAGAAATATTCAAGTCATATCCCATGCTGGATGGTGTCCATCTTGCCAGTTCGAACAGCCTTTTATCCATTATCGCGACCAAAGCCTCTGAACTTGCCGGTGTAAGGTCTTTTTATACCGATCTTAGTAGAGACAGCATTCTGGAGTTTGACGGATCTAAATGCAATGTGGTTAAGTCTGACATCGAAGGAATCGAAGTATCCGACTATATCGATATCGCCGGTGGGGACATCTTACGAAAAACGACCATCTTCAATGAAGATCCGCTGATCAGGCTGCTGACAGACTTTATCGCCGAAAATCAGAGCAGATGGAAGAGGATCAAAAGGATCCTGGGTAGACCCGATGTGTTCAACCATCATGAGGAGAACAAGGGTGAGATCGAGGCGGTACTCAGTAATCTTGATAAGAGCGAGTATCTGCAGTTTAAATGGCTGAAAACCTTCATGAAAAGTATCGGCTATGTCAAAACGAAAAAATCCAAGGACGGAAATCTGATTTTAAAGTTCAAAAGTCCTGAGCATAAGCAGTTCCTCTTTATCACGGGGTCGTGGTTAGAAACCTTCACCTACAAGACGATACAGCTTGTGGACGATGTGACGGATATCGAAACGGGTGTTTCCTTCTCGTGGGATAGCGGCGGTGATGTCGTGAAAAACGAAGTGGACGTGTTGGTGTCTTATCACTCCAGACTGTTCTGCTTTTCTTGCAAGGATTCGTCCAACTACGATGTGAACACGCTCAATGAGCTAAGTGTATATGCGCAGCGTATCGGTGGAGCGAATGTTAAGAAAGTGTTGGTTGTCACCGACGCTCCAAGGAAAGATACTGTAATAGAAAGAGCAAGAGAGATGGGCGTATACGTCTTATTATATGAAGGAAATCCGATGGGATTCAGAAGACAGATCGAACGACTGTTTTTAGATATCGACATCATGATTTAA
- the sdaAB gene encoding L-serine ammonia-lyase, iron-sulfur-dependent subunit beta, giving the protein MPKSLFDIIGPIMAGPSSSHTAGAAKLGGLARRFVKDDIASVVFYLHGSFAKTYKGHGTDKALLGGIMGLPASSPELRFAFDLAKQSKIDYKFVEADLGDVHPNSVKIEVVGSDGKTTVISGASVGGGAVKITAINGIKMSLSGDYPAIVTHHVDRRGILSVISRFLAENGLNVATVNLFRSEKGKDAFMIIESDDDFDDAIAEELKREVQDMIDVFIIK; this is encoded by the coding sequence ATGCCAAAAAGTTTATTTGATATTATCGGTCCTATCATGGCGGGGCCTTCCAGTTCACACACCGCAGGCGCCGCAAAACTAGGTGGACTTGCGCGCAGGTTTGTAAAAGACGATATCGCAAGCGTCGTGTTCTATCTCCACGGATCGTTTGCGAAAACCTATAAGGGACATGGAACAGACAAGGCTCTATTAGGTGGAATCATGGGACTACCTGCTAGCAGCCCTGAGTTGAGGTTCGCCTTTGACCTGGCTAAACAAAGTAAGATCGACTATAAGTTTGTCGAAGCCGACCTTGGAGATGTCCACCCGAATTCGGTAAAGATCGAAGTGGTCGGCAGCGACGGGAAAACCACCGTCATCAGCGGCGCGTCCGTTGGTGGAGGTGCTGTTAAAATTACGGCTATCAACGGCATTAAGATGAGTTTGAGCGGGGATTACCCTGCGATTGTGACCCACCATGTGGATCGAAGGGGTATTCTGTCTGTCATCAGCAGATTCTTAGCAGAAAACGGACTCAATGTCGCCACAGTCAATCTGTTTAGAAGCGAAAAGGGTAAAGACGCCTTTATGATCATCGAATCGGATGATGATTTTGACGATGCGATCGCAGAGGAATTAAAGCGCGAAGTTCAGGACATGATCGACGTGTTCATCATAAAATAG